One region of Termitidicoccus mucosus genomic DNA includes:
- a CDS encoding plasmid pRiA4b ORF-3 family protein yields MISVLDGQPGGSGKKKSAEKVFSLLVTVRDCQPSIWRRLLVRESMWLSQLHDALQVALDWYDYQTHCFTIDDMRLGNPVRVEGQAIDDDRDATLVDLDLGARGAFLYEYFFGEGWRVDIKVEKTLASEKSVTYPACIAGERAGPPEDCGGVEAYHDMLACIKEPHTDIGREWIEWLGPDYDSERCDLAKINEALKSLRK; encoded by the coding sequence ATGATATCAGTGCTCGATGGTCAGCCGGGCGGTTCCGGCAAAAAGAAATCTGCGGAGAAAGTTTTCTCCCTGCTCGTCACGGTGCGCGATTGCCAGCCGTCGATCTGGCGCCGCCTGCTCGTGCGCGAATCCATGTGGCTGAGCCAGCTGCACGACGCGCTCCAGGTGGCGCTCGACTGGTATGATTACCAGACGCACTGTTTCACCATCGACGACATGCGCCTCGGCAATCCGGTGCGGGTCGAGGGGCAGGCGATCGACGACGACCGCGATGCCACGCTCGTCGATCTCGACCTCGGCGCGCGCGGGGCGTTTCTCTACGAATACTTTTTCGGCGAGGGCTGGCGCGTGGACATCAAGGTCGAGAAGACGCTCGCGTCGGAGAAAAGCGTCACTTATCCGGCCTGCATCGCCGGCGAACGCGCGGGGCCGCCCGAGGATTGCGGCGGCGTGGAGGCGTATCACGACATGCTCGCCTGCATCAAGGAGCCGCACACCGACATCGGACGCGAGTGGATCGAATGGCTCGGCCCGGACTATGATTCCGAGCGTTGCGACCTCGCCAAGATCAACGAGGCGCTGAAATCGCTGCGAAAATAG